From the Macrobrachium nipponense isolate FS-2020 chromosome 17, ASM1510439v2, whole genome shotgun sequence genome, the window ggcatcgaatgaacaaggttgaaaatttgctgcggtctccgtctacaaactTCCCACtaagagttgatgtgagccatgagttgctgtgttgttctctcatgttccattttccatgtgttcaccatctgggcccacacgtgttcaatcacactTATATCTGCTCcattgctcggccattcaagaaaaagcaggttatcctgtccagcaaaccactcttgaacaacgcgagcagtgtgaatgggactccggtcgtgcatgaacaggatgggccctggtgggaagggaaaattcctttctcgtaacgaaggcaagaaggtggtttgcagcagctcaacatacttagctgctgtaaatcgtccctcgatacggaacacatcacccataccatccagacacacccagccccatacattgcaggtgacatggccggatcgaaccacctcaacgatgttacagGGTTCATACCtgaatgagacaaaaaaaaaaatggaggtgtatagtataaatcatatatatacctttggagaatttaaattctcagtgatgaacaacactgaaagaattctattgtctaattatttctttaattatatttgaggaaaagagcaaatgatgccactgtcccttacctaatatttatctcagaaatagcactcttatttatgtttactccctttatatattttaaaagtccacttccgtggaacaaaatctcaagattaataattaatataaagaagaatgcaattgataattgatgcaagtaatgattttgctcaccataccgagttctatttgttcaccaacaatgcagcttcccatgtcATGtcgacgagaagcacttctcgtcagtaaagatgacccggccccaaaagtccaaacccatatcagcatgacgttgggcaaaatcaagccttcccgcattctgtcgctccgtcaagagcttCTTCGTCGCTGGAATTCTGTGATAAATtccagcagcgtggagtctgcgtcgtactgtcagcgatgacacttctaatccaaggtcttcacgaatggcctcggcgttggttaagggttgctctcaaGTCGCCCTGATAATTGTGTCaacctcagctggggtggttttccatggaccccctggcctagctaagagaacatattatcttaaatgtttaacttataatttatataacatcgcaatcaattctagattcttcgaattttgtactcgatggattgatcataatttagtaaacatggccgtatatttttggtttcaaaagcatatcaaatggaacgtgattacatatttccataatattctcaatttggttggtggttattaaaactgtaaatcattcctgagccatcactgaaatgacatttaatatttAAACTGTAGCTATCATAAGAcccacaatgactgtgacggggtgggcacaaataaaatgctcttataggcttaattttactgagacaactcaatcgactatctaactttgttcatggttgaggtcggcaagggccaaccacccaccagtgtggaattatggaggtgcacctgaaatattactgtggtgttggaatggctgttgATATATGTGTtctaacaaaaattataatagcgagacgaaatccatgtaagaaagaaactttcacattaaataagcaagattaaataaccatgaacaatgtaacacaTCCACCAATCATTCGGCataacttacgcaagtcgttcaagttcccactctcctcccaccttctcatccacaactgtaccgtggtgggggacacaaCATCAGGTGCAATGGCTCAtatcgagaagccattgtcgcgtaaagtgacaattcgtcctagcagcgccagatttgtgtcccttcgattcattgtgagtggttatgaagtctgacccatttaaaaatcctgctgccgacatcacctccgttgggattcagactgtttcgagtcgagtaaaacaataccatgcttcatacatcattatatcgttccttgattgtaggattagccaatggGGATCATAATCActatggtatgaaataaagatattactgttaaatataatacgctcacgtaattattgttcctgttaataattacattgagaactgaatactctttgagcactgcttcgtaaaatgagctcggtaaaagtgttcgcgaattctctaacctatttctctgtaacttcAGATTcatataagtacgagattttgctatagtgtactacacccagtaccgtaatttataagagtatcgtgaatcacaaattataaagaatagacacttgtcctgtacgaagaggcaaaaggctcgattagccagaagtggatatgaacacaacagtataaaaaaaactttgcctaccctctccctccacccccttccttttcctttcctcacctctcctcccctccccctcccttctttctctctctctctctctctctccttttcatactatatgtatttacaagagagagtgagtttaacccaatccttcgtcttgtaaatgttgttgtattcagaaaatctacagtactataataataggataaacactaaaaacacacgGCATTAAaggtaaacaagaaaatatttcaagtggagcttttcgttagccatacactctatccacgagcatatctacttcgtccactcatcgggggcgcaacaggcccaccttacccttagtcccccacccatttcagttgtagcaaagccaggctgaagacattcggtacagcaaaagcaagaaacttgtcagtttgaattacattttagaattccaaaacctgtaagacggcttaacaacaagaactcaatccccgacaccacttcccctgccccccgaaaaaatatatatgcatatattagtttagtcaagattagagggtgttaatgacatatcaaaactgcatacttagcgcagtggtatttctagatgacatgtcgctttaaattagctaatatgtgaggagagcgagagagagagatagagaggagctaaggtgtcggacactttcaacacaTTCACTGAGTTTTTGGGTGGTTCAATGAAGcgctctttatagcttcctattatattattggtacgaaacgcactgcaaccgatactataaacttggcttatgtgataaggttaaaatatcctgttatgatgttcgtgattctctccaataccaatataactaacattttgatcaattttaagtattgcataatgaatatgaccgatatataataacagacacggtggtaagataacgccttagacaaaagttaaatggaatcttgataaataaacttatattaaaagtgagacagtaatcttagttacagcgatataacctgctcagatttcttttttttcttttcttttactgtgtgtgtgtgtgtgtgtgtgtgtgtgtgtgtgtgtgtgtgtgtgtgtgtgtgtgtccaaccatacctaatgactcctcccacagAAAGAATTACAGTttttattggtggaactcttgctaagagaggaagagtccttcccccatccccctcagtaaacactgttaccatataatttttcgaagtccctcaagaaggcgtaccagggaaacctgtgtacAACTATACGTTCAAGTTGACGAAAGCAACATGGACTCACAATGTATGTTCAAGTTGACACAACCAACATGGTCTCACAATGTATGTTCAAGTTGACACAAGCAACATGGTCTCACAATGTATGTTCAAGTTGACACAAGCAACATGGTCTCACACTGTACGTTCAAGTTGACACAAGCAACATGGTCTCACACTGTATGTTCAAGTTGACACAAGCAACATGGTCTCACACTGTATGTTCAAGTTGACACAAGCAACATGGTCTCACAATGTATGTTCAAGTTGACACAAGCAACATGGTCTCACAATGTGTTATGTTCAACAAGTTGACACAAGCAATACAATGTCTCACAACTGTATGTTCAAGTTGACACAAGCAACATGGTCTCACAATGTATGTTCAAGTTGACACAAGCAACTTGGTCTCACACTGTACGTTCAAGTTGACACAAGCAACATGGTCTACACAACGGTAGTCAAGTTGACAGCACATGGTCTACATGTATGTTAAGTTGACACAAGAATGGTCTGCAACAATGGTATGTAAGTTGACACGGCAACAATGTCTCAACATGTATAAGTTGACACAAGCAACTGGTCTCACAAGATGTTCAAGTTGCACAAGCAACCATGTTCTTCACAACTGGTATGTCAATTGCAGCAACATGGTCTCACACTGTACGTTCAAGTTGACACAAGCAACATGGTCTTACAATGTATGTAAGTGCATATGCTGAATCTCTGTGGAGAAAGAGCGAAGATACTGCCCCTCTACTTCCAAAATTGACAGGATACTATTTAGTAGCCCGAACTTCAAGTTGACCTCTGACCTCTATTTGATGTATTTTGCAACATCTGGGTACAGCAACAAGTTCTGGACAAACACTGAAAGCTGATGTCACAGCGATTATGGTCGTCACGGACGAACAGTTAATTGGGAGCGtaatttacattaaataaatttataaaagtaACATATTGATAGCttttaataaaatgtttaattaaacCATTCATGCAATATTAATACTCTcaaattacattaataaaattataccggaaaaaaaaaacctgaaagacTGACTGCTTAATCTTTTGAAGCTAGCTATGTCTTACCACAAAACTACCACAAAACTAAACATTCCACTTGATCTGCCAACCAAATTCTCTCTGGGATTCCTAGAGAAAGGGTGATTACCCTCCTCATCTTAGCACTCGAAGAGGCTCATGAAGAGGATGAGCCTCTTCATATCCCCAAGGTTGGAGACTTTACATCATACGCAGCATTAAGGAAATAGCttttaataaaatgtttaattaaacCATTCATGCAATATTAATACTCTcaaattacattaataaaattatactGGAAAAAAAACCCTGAAAGACTGACAGCTTAATCTTTTGAAGCTAGCTATGTCTTACCACAAAACTACCACAAAACTAAACATTCCACTTGATCTGCCAACCAAATTCTCTCTGGGATTCCTAGAGAAAGGGTGATTACCCTCCTCATCTTAGCACTCGAAGAGGCTCATGAAGAGGATGAGCCTCTTCGTATCCCCAAGGTTGGAGACTTTACATCATACGCAGCATAAAGGAAATAGCtggtcatgaaaaataaaaagccatGGTTGCCAATccatgaggtgtgtgtgtgtgtgtttaattcttagacaacaaaaataatatagtatactCATGGGGCAAGCTGATTTGGTATTCCCAGTATTACTGCCCACCAGATTCTACCGAGAAATCTGACAAATCTCCTGTATATTCTACCATTCAACTCAATACTAAAGCAAAATCAAGGGTGCGAGATCAAAGTCATGTTTAACGAAGAAAAGTTGTAATCTTAAGGTGGGATGTGAAATACCTTtagtgtaagtatgtatgtattatgtagtaTAAAGTTGAGTTGCCTTCGAATCAAGAACCATGACTGGCTTACAttaattttccttccttttcatttcaaTTCCCTCTTTATTTCAGTTCAACACCAGAGGCAGCAGATCCATGATGGATCTGAATGACGTGCAAGGGAGTAGGCCGCCTCCAAAACGGCCCGATAATAAGATTAATTACAGGAAAAAAGACAACAGACAAAGGAATGATCACACACCTCACCCAAGAAATAATTACCAACACCCACATGAAGTACCTGATCCAAGGTTTCGTCATGATCAGCATGAAAGATTTCCCCATGATTACCATCAAGGACACCCCGAAAGATATGGCCCACATAATCCACATTTCGACCCTACGAACAACCATCATTTCAATTCTGGTCCTTGGAACCCTCATCCGGCAAACCATTTCAATTCTGGTCCTTGGAACCCTCGTCCGGCAAACCATTTCAATTCTGGTCCTTGGAACCCTCGTCCGGCAAACCATTTCAATTCTGGTCCTTGGAACCCTCGTCCGGCAAACCATTTCAATTCTGGTCCTGTGTACCCTCACCCACCAAACCATCCCAGAGACGCCAGAGATGCACCAACTCATCACCATCCCAGAGTATACGAAAGGGACCGGGGGGACTCCAGGCAGCACCCATCAGGATACCCTAACAGGAGTGGTAGAGCATATGATTCCTACGAGGAATCAGACCAAGGGTATCCAAAGGACATTATAGACATTTTGGTCAAAGAGCTGTCTTACAAGAACACTTTATATGATACTGTTCACAACATTGTACGCAATATAAGTGTCCCTCCACGTGTTGTATTAACAACAGCCGAGTCAAGGAAAGACATTTTTACAATAAATGAAAACTACCAAAACAAAATCTTGAGACTTGATCCAAAACTAGTTCTCTGCTTGAAGCATTATTCAGCCAATGGCTGCAGCTCATCAAATTGTACTGACCTCCACATATGCAGGAATCACATACATGGTAGGTGCAAGTCAAAAGAGCCTTGTTTCCACGGGCATGGAGTCAAAACTAACCACAACAATACTACTTTTTACAATCTTCATGTGAGCTGCTTAAGTGACGAGTGCTTGCTCCGAGTTATAAGAAATTCTTGTAAATTTGTAGACTATCTCGAAGTATGCCATCACTACAACACAGAGAATGGATGTAAATATACAAGATGTCGGAAGTTGCACATTTGTAGGAAATTTGTGACAGACATAAATAGCTGCACACGATGTCGTCTGAATCATGATGTACTTGATAAACAGTGCCTTGGGCTACTTGAATTTCATGGAGTGCCTACAAATGAAACCCCACGAGATATATTAAAGCAAATCAGATCCCTCTCAGAATTGCAAACAACCTCCACAAAAGAAAGTACAGACCAAATGAAACAGAAGAAGCCTGATcctaaaataaatgcaaaaacataCAAATCAACGGACATTTACGGAGATGTGAAAATAACAGAGATATGTGTACATTCAATAGAACAAAACTGTCAAGACTATCAGAATGGTTGCAAGTACCTACATTCAAAGAATCCTTTCCACTGGCAAGTTAGCAGTAATGGAAGATGGTATAATATTCCTATTTTTCAAACCAAGGCCCTGGAAGATGCCTTCTGTCAAGTTTCGAAATCCTCTGGTGCCATGTCAGGTCTAGGCAAATCATGCACTCAAGAGTTAATCGAGGTGCTAGGTACTGATCCTTGGGAAGCAGATTTTATAAGTATGAAATTAAGaaatactaaaaatgataaaGAACTGACCATCCGTAGATTATCAACACCCTCATCTTTAGTTAAAGACACCCAAAATGCCACAGTCTTTCAATGGTACTTCAAAGATGAACAAGACAAATGGATTAAATATGGTGATGCAGACAGTCTCAACAGAAAAGACATGACTTCCAGTATTACAAGTAATGATATTGAGGAACAGTTTTTGAAAAGGCCGAAGTCACCCGTTTCATTTAGTAACAGTCAGTATCAGTACACCATTGATTTTTCTAAAATGGTCCAAGTGAACGAAACAACAAAGAAAGTGAGGGAAGTAAGGCGTCGTCCAACACACCCTGTGAAAAACGCCGGTGGAgacgaggaggagaagaagaagaagccaggtCAAAAGCCAGATCAAGAGACTCGGAGCAGAAATGTTCCGAGTCACTGGaaaaaaatggatcacggttccaTTCACGCACTAGTGCCTCTTGATTCCAGCAGCGACGAATATCGCGAGGTCGCAGATCGCTTATTTATCACCATGCCAACTGCCAACATCCAGTCTATACAGAGACTCCAAAACCCTTACCTATGGGATTCATTCCAGTCCAGGAAGGAATATTTGACACAGCGGTGAGTACTGCCATCTTCAGGCTCTTA encodes:
- the LOC135196426 gene encoding protein mono-ADP-ribosyltransferase PARP12-like; protein product: MDDMHPTRVVYGRREFNTRGSRSMMDLNDVQGSRPPPKRPDNKINYRKKDNRQRNDHTPHPRNNYQHPHEVPDPRFRHDQHERFPHDYHQGHPERYGPHNPHFDPTNNHHFNSGPWNPHPANHFNSGPWNPRPANHFNSGPWNPRPANHFNSGPWNPRPANHFNSGPVYPHPPNHPRDARDAPTHHHPRVYERDRGDSRQHPSGYPNRSGRAYDSYEESDQGYPKDIIDILVKELSYKNTLYDTVHNIVRNISVPPRVVLTTAESRKDIFTINENYQNKILRLDPKLVLCLKHYSANGCSSSNCTDLHICRNHIHGRCKSKEPCFHGHGVKTNHNNTTFYNLHVSCLSDECLLRVIRNSCKFVDYLEVCHHYNTENGCKYTRCRKLHICRKFVTDINSCTRCRLNHDVLDKQCLGLLEFHGVPTNETPRDILKQIRSLSELQTTSTKESTDQMKQKKPDPKINAKTYKSTDIYGDVKITEICVHSIEQNCQDYQNGCKYLHSKNPFHWQVSSNGRWYNIPIFQTKALEDAFCQVSKSSGAMSGLGKSCTQELIEVLGTDPWEADFISMKLRNTKNDKELTIRRLSTPSSLVKDTQNATVFQWYFKDEQDKWIKYGDADSLNRKDMTSSITSNDIEEQFLKRPKSPVSFSNSQYQYTIDFSKMVQVNETTKKVREVRRRPTHPVKNAGGDEEEKKKKPGQKPDQETRSRNVPSHWKKMDHGSIHALVPLDSSSDEYREVADRLFITMPTANIQSIQRLQNPYLWDSFQSRKEYLTQRDCKDHLHVNKLFYGMDEQELDTICLGNIDWRRQGTSDMNYGQGTYFSNSAAVALQNSTENASGHKYMILATVIIGEIVKGDPSWTRPPLDASRNVPYDTAVDNMAAPTFFVKFESNEYYPCHVIQLRTST